In a single window of the Streptomyces sp. NBC_00094 genome:
- a CDS encoding asparaginase — MKRTNDGEPRRIVVISTGGTIASRWQGTGYAADASGSDVLATAPLPEGVTVEVVDLFNVNSSRMTSAHQLALLRTVQETFADPGVDGIVVTHGTDTLEETAFLLDLHHTDARPVVLTGAQRPFGTGDGDGPGNLYDALQVAASVRELGVLVVFDGRVHAARGTVKTQTLAADAFSDPSAERLGRVGFSRVDIERLPERPAPLPLPAAALTATPGATGAAPLPRVDIVTHHSDGDSFLLDAAIAAGARGVVLEATGAGNATPEIAAAVADAVARGVLVAVTTRVPAGPLAEIYTGGGAVDLVAAGALLTGTLRAGQARIAVLAALLAEGEGVTGTDPVRRTALLRRLLEGPVRAEPAFATGGSRSASAVATRS; from the coding sequence ATGAAGCGGACGAACGACGGAGAACCGCGCCGGATCGTCGTCATCAGTACCGGCGGGACCATCGCCAGCCGCTGGCAGGGCACGGGCTACGCGGCGGACGCCTCCGGCAGCGACGTCCTGGCCACCGCACCCCTCCCCGAAGGCGTCACCGTCGAGGTCGTCGACCTGTTCAACGTGAACAGCTCGCGCATGACCTCGGCCCACCAGCTCGCCCTGCTGCGCACCGTCCAGGAGACGTTCGCCGACCCCGGCGTCGACGGCATCGTGGTCACCCACGGCACCGACACCCTGGAGGAGACCGCCTTCCTTCTGGACCTCCACCACACCGACGCCCGCCCGGTCGTGCTCACCGGCGCCCAGCGCCCCTTCGGTACGGGCGACGGCGACGGCCCCGGGAACCTGTACGACGCGCTCCAGGTCGCCGCCTCCGTCCGTGAGCTCGGCGTCCTCGTCGTCTTCGACGGACGCGTCCACGCGGCCCGCGGCACCGTCAAGACCCAGACCCTCGCCGCCGACGCCTTCTCCGACCCCTCCGCCGAGCGTCTCGGCCGCGTCGGCTTCTCCCGCGTCGACATCGAACGGCTCCCCGAGCGCCCCGCGCCGCTGCCGCTCCCCGCCGCCGCCCTGACCGCGACCCCCGGCGCCACCGGCGCGGCCCCGCTGCCCCGGGTCGACATCGTCACGCACCACTCCGACGGCGACTCGTTCCTCCTCGACGCGGCCATCGCCGCCGGCGCCCGGGGCGTCGTCCTCGAAGCGACCGGCGCGGGCAACGCCACCCCCGAGATCGCCGCAGCCGTCGCGGACGCGGTCGCCCGGGGCGTCCTCGTCGCCGTGACCACCCGCGTCCCCGCCGGACCGCTCGCCGAGATCTACACCGGCGGCGGAGCGGTCGACCTCGTCGCCGCCGGAGCGCTGCTCACCGGTACGCTCCGGGCCGGCCAGGCGCGGATCGCCGTCCTCGCCGCCCTCCTTGCCGAGGGGGAGGGCGTCACGGGTACGGACCCCGTGCGCCGCACCGCCCTTCTGCGCCGGCTCCTCGAAGGCCCCGTCCGCGCGGAACCGGCCTTCGCCACGGGCGGCTCCCGCTCGGCCTCGGCCGTCGCCACGCGTTCCTGA